In Sporomusaceae bacterium, the genomic stretch CGCCATGAGCGTGGTGTTGAACACCGTCCCCACCGGCGGGTGCATCAGGCCGATAGTGAGGTTGAAGCACACCAGCAGGCCGAAGTGGACGGGGTCGAAGTGATAGGCCTTGATTATCGGCATGAAAACCGGCACGAGGATCATGACCGCCGGGACGGCGTCCATGAACATGCCGATGCAGTACAGGAGGATATTGATGAGCAACAGCACGACGTAAGGGTTGTCGGTCAGCGACAGCATCATGTCGGCGACCAAGACAGGCACCCTGTCCATCGCCAGCGTCCAGCCAAAGATGCCGCCCATCGCGCCGATGATGAGGATGGAGCCGCTCAGCACGCCTGTCTTTACAAACACCGGGACGAGATCGCCCGGCTTTATTTTTTTGTAAACAAGGGTGCCGATCAGCAGGGTAAGCACCGAGGCGACGGCGGCGGCTTCAGTGGGGGTGCAGATGCCGAGGGCGATAGCGGCGAGCACGGCTACCGGTGCGGCGATGGAGAAGAAGGCGCCTTTGAAAGTCCGCCATACTTCGGGCCAGCCCAGCCAGTTGGTCGCGGGGTATGGATACCAGCGGCCCATGAAGAATATCGCCGCGGCCAGGGCAAGTGCCAGGTACAGACCGGGCATGACGCCGGCGAGAAACAGCTCGGCGATCGAGACGCCGCTGGCCACCCCATAGATTACCATCAGCATCCCTGGAGGAATGAGTGGCCCGAGAACCGATACCGAGGCGATCAGTCCGGCGGTGAACTCTTCATTGTAGCCGTCCTTTTTCATCTCCGGGTACAAGGTGGAGGACAGCAGCGCCGCTTCGGCGTTAGCCGAGCCCAGCGGCCCGCCGAGCAGGAAGCCGACGATAACCATCACATAGGCCAAGCCACCCTTTATGCTGCCCACCAGGGCACGGGAAAAAGCCAGCAGCCTTGCCACGTCCCCGGAAAGCTCCATCAGCTCTCCGGCCAGGATGAACATCGGGATGGCCAGCAAGCCGTAGTTGTTGGCAGTGACGAACAGCCGCTGCGGCAGGGATATCATTAGGTCGGGTTCGATCGCCAGTATATAAGTAAAGCCTGCCAGGCCAAGCATGAAGGCAATCGGCACACCTATGCACATGGCGACAATGAATACGATGGCTACTAACACCGACGGCTCACCTCCCGACAGGCAACACGGCGGCTAGACATACGAACCGGTCGTCTTTTCACCGTCGTCCTCCCCCTTCCGGACAAGGATATCGTACGTTTCGACCACCATGTGAATAAGCATCATGAGGGCGGAAAGCGGTATAATCGCTACAAATACCCATATCGGCATATCGAGCGACGCTGTCTTCTGCCTCATGGTAACCGGCGACATCAGCAGCTGAACGCCGAAATAGGCAATCGCGATGAGCAGGACCATGCCCAGCAGGTTGGCTATGATCATGACAACGAGTTTCTGCGTTTTCGGCAGCTTGTTGACGAGCAGCTCGATTTTCGCCAGCATTTTCTGGCGCAAGGCCACATAGCTGCCGAAAAAGGTAACGAGGACCAGTAGATAGGTCGATATTTCATCGCTCCAGGTCAGGGGCGAGTTGAAGAAATAGCGAAAACAGACTCCCACGAACATTATCAAGGTTTGGATACAGATGGCCCCGGCGGTGATGACATTGGCCACCCACCCCAGGGCACCGTCCACCGTGCGTAAAACGGCTACTACCTGGCCCATTATACATCTCCCCCCGGTTATTAGCCGGCCTTCAGCGGCGGCTGACAGCCCCGCGGGCGCCAGCCGGGGGGCGGGAATTCTTTCAATTCCCGCCCCGTCCGGTAAACGGCGCCTGTTATTTTTTCTGCATCGCCCTTACTGCGTCGACGAATTCTTTGACTTCAGGGATTTCCTTGGAGTACTTTTCGATGACCGGTTTTACAGCTTGAACGTATTCGTTTGCGTCGATGGTGTTGATTTTGACGCCTTTGTCTTTCATCACCTGCATATACTTGTCGTTGGCGGTTTTGGTGATCGCCAGAGAAGCCTTGGCCGCTTCCTCGGCCGCCTCCTGCATGATCTTCTGGTCTTCGGGGCTGAGCTTATCCCAGGTCTTCGGACTCATGACAAGGATGACAGCATTGTTGAAGTGACCTGAAATGGTGATGTATTTGGTTACGTCGTAGAACTTGCTGGCGTTGGAGCCGATGACGTCGCTCTCAAAGCCGTCGATCGTGCCGGTCTGCATCGAGGTATAGACTTCGGTGTAGGGGATGGGCGTGGGGTTGGCGCCAAGCGCCCTGAAAATGTCCATATGGATCGGGGATTGCATGGCCCGAATTTTCATGCCCTTCATGTCAGCCAAGTTCTTGATTTCCTTGGTTGTATGGAAATGGCGGAAAGGCTGATAGGTAAAGGTTAGCGCCTTTACCTTGGTTTCCTGTTCGAGTCGCTTCAGCAGCTTTTTACCCGGTTCGCCCTGCTCCGCTCTATACAGCAGATCATAATCGTTGTTGAAGATGTAAGGCATATCGGTGCCCACCAGCACTTTTGTGAAAGCGGACACGACCGGGGCTGAGATGACGCCGGCGTCCAGAGTACCGAGCTGAATGGCTTCGAACATATCGCGGTCTCCACCGAGCTGGCCGCCAGGGAACAGGTCGAATTCGATTTTGCCCTTGGACTTTTCTTTGACCGTTTTGGCGAACGTCACCGCCGCCACGGTGTAGGGATGATCATCCTGATAGGCTACGACCCAGCCGAGGCGCAGTTTCTTGGGGCCCTCGGCCGGCTTCTTGGCGTCGGAACCGCCGCAGCCGCCGATAATGAGTGTGGCCGCCATCACTGCCACCAGGAGAAGACCAATAATCGTTCTGCTCTTTTTCACATTACTTCCTCCCTTTTCAGTTCGTAATCCGCCCCCTGAAAGATACCCTTCCTTTCCTCCACTCCCCCTTGCCGTAATCTAATCATCGTTTTATCAATTCCTTGGCCACGGCGCAGATGTTGGCCACCGACATCCCATACTTATCCCACAGCAACTCGGCCGCCGCGGTATCCCCAAACACATCAGGAATACCCAGCCTCCTGACCTTTACTTTCGCGCCTTCCTCGGCCACCGTTTCGGCCACTGCGGCTCCCAGGCCGCCAATCACGTTATGCTCTTCCAGCGTGATTATCCCCCTGGTCTCGGCAACCGCCCGGACAATGGCATCCTTGTCCAGCGGTTTGAGGGTATGCATATCGATAACCCGGGCACCGATCTTGTCAGCCCGCAGTTTTTCCGCCGCCTTCATAGCCCGGAGGACCATCACCCCGGTGGCAACGATGGTTACGTCGTCGCCTTCGCAGACGGTTACGGCCTTGCCAATTTCGTAGTCTAGCTCTTTATAGATCACCGGACTGTCGCCCCGGCCCAATCTCATGTATACCGGACCGTCATATGCGGCCGCCGCGGCAACCGCCAGCCTCGTCTGGACGGCGTCTGAGGGAGCAATCACCGTCATGTTGGGAATGGCTCTCATGATCGCCAGATCCTCTTCGCAAAAGTGCGTAGCCCCGGCTGTCCCTACGCTCAGACCGGAGTGAGTCGTCACGATCTTAACGTTGAGCCGCGGGTAGCAGATCGAAGTCCTCACTTGCTCGGCGCCCCGCATGGCCGCAAATACGGCAAAGGTGCTTACGAACGGAATTTTACCGCTCAGAGCCAACCCGGCGGCCGTTCCTATCATGTCCTGTTCAGCGATCCCCATATTATAGTAGCGGCGCGGGTACTTCTCCCCAAACTTGAACGTCCGCGTCGATTCTGCGAGGTCGGCGTCGAGGACGAAAATATCCTCGTTCCTGCCGCCCAACTCGACAAGGACGTCGCCGTAGGCGTCCCGGGTCGAAACCACCAGGTCTCTGGTTTCCAGCAACATCTTATTCACACCCCAATTCGCGCTTAGCCTGTTCGTAAAGATCGCCGGCAGGGGCCTTGCCGTGCCACTCGACCTTACCCTCCATAAAGCACACGCCCTTGCCTTTCAGCGTTCTGGCAATAACCATTGTCGGCTTACCCTCGACCTTCCGGGCCTCATCCACGGCATCAAGGATCTGTCGGTAGTCGTGGCCGTCGATTTCGATGACATGCCAACCGAAGCACCGCCACTTGTCGGCCAGTGGTTCCACTCCCATCACTTTCTCGGTCGGGCCGTCGATCTGCAGCCCGTTCCTGTCGATAAAAGCGGTAACATTGTCCAGCCGGTAATGGGCGGCAGACATGGCCGCCTCCCAAACCTGGCCCTCCTGAACCTCGCCGTCCCCCAGCAGAATGTATACCCGGCTGTCCCGACCGTCGTACTTGGCGGCAATCGCTATGCCATTGGCGACTGAAAGACCCTGCCCCAGGGAACCCGTAGTCATATCCACGCCGGGAACCTTGTTCATGTCGGGATGACCGGCCAACTTGCTCCACGGGCGCCGAAAAGTTGCCAACTCATCGACCGTGAAGTAGCCCCGTTCCGCTAGCACACCATATAGCAAGGCGCTGGCGTGGCCCTTACTGAGGATGAATCGGTCGCGGTCCGGCCATTTGGGCTCCTCCGGTCTGACGCGCATCACTACGAAATACAAAGCGGTGACGATTTCCACGCCCGACAGGCAGCCACCCGGATGTCCCACTCCGGCATCGCCGATCATCCGAATGATATGGCGGCGTATTTTCTGTGCTTTATCCGCCAAGCTGCAAACGTTGTCCATAATGAATCCCCCGTCCTGTCAGATTAGTCTTCCGGGTACATTACTATTTTCAAACCTTGCTTACTCTCGAAAGCCGCAAAAGCCTTTTCCCACTCGGCCATAGTGTATTCCCCCGAAACCACCGGTTCCAGACGGATTTTCCCCGTCGCCAGCAAATTCAGGGCCCGTTCCCACGACGACCAGCGCTGGCTTTGCACACCGACGATTTTCAGTTCCTTGACGACAACCTTGTCCATATCGATGCCTATGCGCTTGCCAAACAGACCCATCTGTGTATATTTACCGCCCTTTTTGATCGCCTCCAGACAGGCGTTCACCGAATGCTCGTTCCCCGAGCACTCGAACACAACATCGGCGCCATAGCCGTTGGTCAGCCCTCTTACATATTCAGCCAGATCCTGCTCCTGGACGTTGACCGTATAATCGGCGCCTAACTCTCTGGCCAGGGCCAGACGGTCCTTGTCGATATCGGTGCCGGACATTATAACCCTTGCCCCTTCAGCTTTAACCGCTTGGAGCATCAGCAGGCCGATCGGCCCAGGGCCGGCCACCAGCACCGTCTGATTGGCGGAAACCTCGGTCAGTTCCATGCCGTGAATGACACAGGCCAATGGCTCAATCACCGCCCCCGCCTTGAAAGAAACATTATCCGGTATCTTATGGGCCAATTTCTCTTCGACAATGACATACTTGGCGAAACATCCATTAACACCCCAGCCAAGACCGAGCCGGTTCGAACAAAGATTATACTGACCGACCCGACAGAAGGCGCAGGTTTCGCACAAGCGGGCCGGAGCCTCGGCTGTCACCCGGTCGCCAATTCTGAAACTGCTGACCCCTTCCCCCAGGGCAACAACCACGCCGGCAAACTCATGCCCGAGAACGACCGGCGGAGTATAGCGAAAACCGTCATGAAGAATGTGAATATCAGTCCCGCAAACCCCGGCCGCCTTTACCTCCACTTTTATTTCACCTTTCTGCGGCTGCGGTTCAGGTACATCGGTATACACCACATTGCCTAACCCTCTCTTCTCTTTGACAACAGCTTTCATAAGCTACATCCTCTCTTTTGATTATGGGAACGTTCCCACAACGAGAACTTTTTTTACTTTTACTCTAACCAATTGCCGTTTAGCTGCCGCCGGCCACAAGTCCCTACGCACGGACCCCGCTACTTTTTCTGATAACCAGTTCGGTTGGAAGAAGCACCTTTTCAAAATGCTTATCGCCCAGACCGCGCACCCGTCTAAGCAACAATTCCACCGACAGACGGCCGAGATCGTATTTGGGCTGCCGCACCGTTGTTAGCGAAATATTGGGGAAGGAAGCAAGTTCGATATCATCGAAGCCGACGATAGCTATATCGTCCGGTACGGATCTTTTCTTCTCCTGGCAAGCCTGCCAGGCTCCCATCGCCATCAGGTCGTTGGCGGCGAAGATCGCTGTCACCCCGGAAAACTCCAAGAGCCTGGCGGCTTTTTCGTAACCAGTCCCAAACCGCAGGTTGCCTGGGGTTATTATCGTCTCATCGACCTCCAGGCCGCTATCCCGCAAAGCTTTTTCGTAACCCGCCCTTCTTTCCAGGCTCGTGGAAGATTTGAAGCCCCCGCCGATATGAGCGATACGGGTATGCCCCAGGTGGGTGAGGTGCTTCGTGGCCTCATAAGCGCCAGTCATATTGTCAACGACGACACAGTCGGTCTCCAAATAGTCAAAGTAGCGATTGACGAGGACAGACGGCACGCCCTGGCAACCGGCGAAGCCCAGGATCTCCCGGCTGCCGCTGTATGAGGTGAAGACAATCCCCGACACCCGGTAGCCGATCATCAGCTCGACGTACATTTTCTCTTTCTCCGGGTCGCCGTCGGTGCTGCAGTAAATCACATGATAACCTTCGGCGCCGGCGGCGTCTTCCACGCCTCTGGCTATTTCGGCGAAAAACGGGTTGCGGATATCTTCGGTGATAAACGCCAGGGCGTTGGAGCGGCCTGTGACCAGACAGCGGGCAACGCTGTCCGGCAAGTACCCGCTG encodes the following:
- a CDS encoding transketolase family protein, with amino-acid sequence MVVSTRDAYGDVLVELGGRNEDIFVLDADLAESTRTFKFGEKYPRRYYNMGIAEQDMIGTAAGLALSGKIPFVSTFAVFAAMRGAEQVRTSICYPRLNVKIVTTHSGLSVGTAGATHFCEEDLAIMRAIPNMTVIAPSDAVQTRLAVAAAAAYDGPVYMRLGRGDSPVIYKELDYEIGKAVTVCEGDDVTIVATGVMVLRAMKAAEKLRADKIGARVIDMHTLKPLDKDAIVRAVAETRGIITLEEHNVIGGLGAAVAETVAEEGAKVKVRRLGIPDVFGDTAAAELLWDKYGMSVANICAVAKELIKR
- a CDS encoding TRAP transporter large permease, whose product is MLVAIVFIVAMCIGVPIAFMLGLAGFTYILAIEPDLMISLPQRLFVTANNYGLLAIPMFILAGELMELSGDVARLLAFSRALVGSIKGGLAYVMVIVGFLLGGPLGSANAEAALLSSTLYPEMKKDGYNEEFTAGLIASVSVLGPLIPPGMLMVIYGVASGVSIAELFLAGVMPGLYLALALAAAIFFMGRWYPYPATNWLGWPEVWRTFKGAFFSIAAPVAVLAAIALGICTPTEAAAVASVLTLLIGTLVYKKIKPGDLVPVFVKTGVLSGSILIIGAMGGIFGWTLAMDRVPVLVADMMLSLTDNPYVVLLLINILLYCIGMFMDAVPAVMILVPVFMPIIKAYHFDPVHFGLLVCFNLTIGLMHPPVGTVFNTTLMATGVKLDKLIISIWWWVFICFGVLLFVTYVPSSVMFLPHMFSK
- a CDS encoding TRAP transporter small permease; the protein is MGQVVAVLRTVDGALGWVANVITAGAICIQTLIMFVGVCFRYFFNSPLTWSDEISTYLLVLVTFFGSYVALRQKMLAKIELLVNKLPKTQKLVVMIIANLLGMVLLIAIAYFGVQLLMSPVTMRQKTASLDMPIWVFVAIIPLSALMMLIHMVVETYDILVRKGEDDGEKTTGSYV
- a CDS encoding transketolase, whose product is MDNVCSLADKAQKIRRHIIRMIGDAGVGHPGGCLSGVEIVTALYFVVMRVRPEEPKWPDRDRFILSKGHASALLYGVLAERGYFTVDELATFRRPWSKLAGHPDMNKVPGVDMTTGSLGQGLSVANGIAIAAKYDGRDSRVYILLGDGEVQEGQVWEAAMSAAHYRLDNVTAFIDRNGLQIDGPTEKVMGVEPLADKWRCFGWHVIEIDGHDYRQILDAVDEARKVEGKPTMVIARTLKGKGVCFMEGKVEWHGKAPAGDLYEQAKRELGCE
- a CDS encoding LacI family DNA-binding transcriptional regulator, whose amino-acid sequence is MLKRRRFTIKDVARLAGVSDSTVSRVLTNHPAVSEKTRRDVLAAIDSSGYLPDSVARCLVTGRSNALAFITEDIRNPFFAEIARGVEDAAGAEGYHVIYCSTDGDPEKEKMYVELMIGYRVSGIVFTSYSGSREILGFAGCQGVPSVLVNRYFDYLETDCVVVDNMTGAYEATKHLTHLGHTRIAHIGGGFKSSTSLERRAGYEKALRDSGLEVDETIITPGNLRFGTGYEKAARLLEFSGVTAIFAANDLMAMGAWQACQEKKRSVPDDIAIVGFDDIELASFPNISLTTVRQPKYDLGRLSVELLLRRVRGLGDKHFEKVLLPTELVIRKSSGVRA
- a CDS encoding zinc-binding dehydrogenase, which encodes MKAVVKEKRGLGNVVYTDVPEPQPQKGEIKVEVKAAGVCGTDIHILHDGFRYTPPVVLGHEFAGVVVALGEGVSSFRIGDRVTAEAPARLCETCAFCRVGQYNLCSNRLGLGWGVNGCFAKYVIVEEKLAHKIPDNVSFKAGAVIEPLACVIHGMELTEVSANQTVLVAGPGPIGLLMLQAVKAEGARVIMSGTDIDKDRLALARELGADYTVNVQEQDLAEYVRGLTNGYGADVVFECSGNEHSVNACLEAIKKGGKYTQMGLFGKRIGIDMDKVVVKELKIVGVQSQRWSSWERALNLLATGKIRLEPVVSGEYTMAEWEKAFAAFESKQGLKIVMYPED
- a CDS encoding TRAP transporter substrate-binding protein yields the protein MKKSRTIIGLLLVAVMAATLIIGGCGGSDAKKPAEGPKKLRLGWVVAYQDDHPYTVAAVTFAKTVKEKSKGKIEFDLFPGGQLGGDRDMFEAIQLGTLDAGVISAPVVSAFTKVLVGTDMPYIFNNDYDLLYRAEQGEPGKKLLKRLEQETKVKALTFTYQPFRHFHTTKEIKNLADMKGMKIRAMQSPIHMDIFRALGANPTPIPYTEVYTSMQTGTIDGFESDVIGSNASKFYDVTKYITISGHFNNAVILVMSPKTWDKLSPEDQKIMQEAAEEAAKASLAITKTANDKYMQVMKDKGVKINTIDANEYVQAVKPVIEKYSKEIPEVKEFVDAVRAMQKK